Proteins encoded within one genomic window of Akkermansiaceae bacterium:
- the pheS gene encoding phenylalanine--tRNA ligase subunit alpha, with translation MNESIASIQTDALERIANAADERALEDARVGVLGKKGTLTLAQAGIKDVPKEEKAAFGQSLNAARAAITTALEEKQAALQEVADRKALDGVDVTLPARPVLTGALHPLTQIRDEAIGILRRMGFALADGPEIEDEFHCFDALNTPADHPARNEKDTFYFDSGKLLRTHTSSVQVRTMETQTPPVRIIAPGSAYRRDEIDATHLSVFNQLEGLYVAEDVSLPDLKGTLEYFLRELFGTSTEVRFRPHFFPFTEPSFEIDVKLQVKGQAPRWIEVAGCGMVDPAVFAALNASRKDTAFDPEKVTGFAFGMGLDRLAMIRWGIKDIRLLIENDVRFLKQFA, from the coding sequence ATGAACGAGTCCATCGCCTCCATCCAGACCGATGCCCTGGAACGCATCGCCAACGCAGCAGACGAGCGTGCGCTCGAAGACGCCCGCGTGGGGGTGCTGGGCAAGAAAGGCACGCTCACCCTGGCCCAGGCTGGCATCAAGGATGTGCCGAAGGAGGAAAAGGCCGCCTTCGGCCAGTCGCTCAACGCCGCCCGCGCCGCCATCACCACCGCACTGGAAGAGAAGCAGGCGGCCCTCCAGGAAGTCGCTGACCGCAAGGCGCTCGACGGAGTCGATGTGACCCTGCCTGCCCGCCCGGTCCTCACCGGTGCGCTCCACCCGCTCACCCAGATCCGTGACGAGGCCATCGGCATCCTCCGCAGGATGGGCTTCGCCCTCGCCGACGGCCCGGAGATCGAGGATGAGTTCCATTGCTTCGATGCGCTGAACACTCCCGCCGACCACCCGGCGCGCAACGAGAAGGACACGTTCTATTTCGACTCCGGAAAACTCCTCCGCACCCACACCTCCAGCGTGCAGGTGCGCACCATGGAGACTCAGACCCCGCCCGTGCGTATCATCGCCCCCGGCTCCGCCTACCGCCGGGATGAGATCGATGCCACCCACCTTTCCGTTTTCAACCAGCTCGAAGGACTCTACGTCGCGGAGGATGTCTCCCTGCCGGACCTGAAGGGCACCCTGGAGTATTTTCTGCGCGAGCTGTTCGGCACCTCCACGGAGGTCCGCTTCCGCCCGCACTTCTTCCCGTTCACGGAGCCGAGCTTCGAGATCGACGTGAAGCTCCAGGTCAAGGGCCAGGCTCCGCGCTGGATCGAGGTCGCCGGCTGCGGCATGGTGGACCCCGCCGTCTTCGCCGCCCTCAACGCCTCCCGCAAGGACACCGCCTTCGATCCGGAAAAGGTCACCGGCTTCGCCTTCGGCATGGGCCTCGACCGCCTCGCCATGATCCGTTGGGGCATCAAGGACATCCGCCTCCTCATCGAAAACGACGTCCGCTTCCTCAAACAATTCGCCTGA
- a CDS encoding sugar nucleotide-binding protein produces MPHVLLIGAGYLGARISEVFRDHGWEVTPVSLSGGDGSRAADVSDLFSVRGLADAAPDFIVHCAASGRGGPDAYQRVYVDGCRNLADVFPGVPLLFTSSSSVYAQTDGSEVDEESPAIPERETGRLLLAAEKVVLDAGGTVARLSGIYGPGRSVILKKFLSGDAVIEEDGRRFLNQIHRDDAARAVFHLASENLRGVFNVSDSTPMPQGECYRRLAEIFGKPVPSSGPRDPDRKRGWTHKKVSAAKLRDTGWQPEFPSFLDAVPSVAETL; encoded by the coding sequence ATGCCACACGTTCTGCTCATCGGCGCAGGTTACCTCGGTGCCAGGATCTCAGAGGTCTTCCGCGACCATGGCTGGGAGGTCACCCCTGTCTCCCTCTCCGGCGGCGACGGTTCGCGTGCGGCGGATGTCAGCGACCTTTTCTCCGTGCGTGGGCTGGCGGATGCCGCTCCGGATTTCATCGTCCACTGCGCCGCCTCCGGCCGTGGTGGCCCGGACGCCTACCAGCGGGTGTATGTCGATGGCTGCCGGAATCTGGCGGACGTATTTCCCGGGGTGCCGCTGCTTTTCACTTCCAGTTCCTCCGTCTATGCCCAGACGGACGGTTCCGAGGTGGATGAGGAAAGCCCTGCCATCCCGGAGCGGGAAACCGGGCGTCTCCTGCTCGCCGCGGAAAAGGTGGTGCTGGATGCCGGGGGCACGGTCGCCCGGCTCTCCGGGATCTACGGCCCCGGGCGCAGCGTCATTCTGAAGAAATTCCTCTCCGGGGACGCGGTCATCGAGGAGGACGGCAGGCGTTTCCTCAACCAGATCCACCGGGACGATGCGGCGCGGGCGGTTTTCCACCTGGCGTCGGAAAATCTTCGCGGAGTCTTCAACGTCAGCGATTCCACCCCGATGCCGCAGGGCGAATGTTACCGGCGGCTGGCGGAGATTTTCGGGAAACCGGTTCCGTCGTCCGGCCCTCGTGACCCGGACCGCAAGCGCGGCTGGACCCACAAGAAAGTCTCAGCGGCGAAGCTGCGGGACACCGGCTGGCAGCCGGAATTTCCGTCATTTCTGGACGCGGTTCCCTCGGTGGCGGAGACGTTGTGA
- a CDS encoding beta-lactamase family protein, whose protein sequence is MKRTFHMMLAAACMGTGLAKETPGSLDAALSAFREGVVEAKDVAGAVTIVGSKEKVLSSGATGLADIATKRPMKTDSVAWIASMSKPVTGVAVMMMVEEGRISLDDPVAKYLPEFKDLKDAEGKEVTVTIAQCMSHTAGLQDLTKEEEADLTNLDQVMKLTATRPVKFAPGTKWAYCQTGINVGGRIVEVVSQQNFADFLEKRLFGPLGMKDTSFYPNADQVARLALAYKKTDAGLEVEVPRVLAGKDYGDKSRYPRANGGLFSTAEDFSKFLAMVLNGGEANGHRFLKPESIQEMTKSRTDGLEKVGFVEGNAYGIGWIRVVNPGGATASLSPGSYGHGGAYGTQAWIDPVKGRYSVLIIQHTNIGNGDNSGLRGKFQAAAAK, encoded by the coding sequence ATGAAGAGGACATTCCACATGATGTTGGCCGCCGCCTGTATGGGCACGGGATTGGCGAAGGAAACCCCTGGTTCGCTCGACGCCGCCCTTTCCGCGTTCCGCGAGGGGGTGGTGGAGGCGAAGGACGTGGCCGGTGCGGTGACCATCGTCGGCTCGAAGGAGAAGGTGCTTTCCTCAGGGGCCACCGGTCTGGCGGACATCGCCACCAAGCGGCCGATGAAGACGGACTCCGTCGCGTGGATCGCCTCCATGTCGAAGCCCGTCACCGGCGTGGCGGTCATGATGATGGTGGAGGAGGGGCGGATCTCGCTGGATGACCCGGTGGCGAAGTATCTGCCGGAGTTCAAGGATCTGAAGGATGCGGAGGGGAAAGAGGTGACCGTGACCATCGCCCAGTGCATGTCCCACACCGCCGGGCTGCAGGACCTCACCAAGGAGGAGGAAGCGGACCTGACCAACCTCGACCAGGTGATGAAACTCACCGCCACCCGGCCGGTGAAATTCGCTCCCGGGACGAAGTGGGCCTACTGCCAGACCGGGATCAATGTCGGAGGCAGGATCGTGGAGGTGGTGTCCCAGCAGAACTTCGCCGACTTCTTGGAGAAGCGCCTGTTCGGCCCGCTGGGGATGAAGGACACCTCCTTCTATCCCAACGCGGATCAGGTGGCGCGTCTGGCCCTGGCTTACAAGAAGACGGACGCGGGCCTGGAGGTGGAGGTGCCGCGCGTGCTGGCGGGCAAGGACTACGGTGACAAGAGCCGCTACCCCCGTGCGAACGGCGGCCTTTTCTCCACCGCGGAGGATTTCTCCAAGTTCCTCGCCATGGTCCTCAATGGAGGCGAGGCGAACGGCCATCGTTTCCTCAAGCCGGAGTCTATTCAGGAGATGACGAAGTCCCGCACGGACGGCTTGGAGAAGGTCGGCTTCGTCGAGGGGAACGCCTACGGCATCGGCTGGATCCGGGTGGTGAATCCGGGCGGCGCGACCGCATCCCTTTCCCCCGGTTCCTACGGCCACGGCGGGGCTTACGGCACCCAGGCATGGATCGATCCGGTGAAGGGCCGCTACTCCGTGCTCATCATCCAGCACACGAACATCGGCAACGGCGACAACTCCGGCTTGCGCGGGAAATTCCAGGCCGCCGCCGCGAAGTGA
- a CDS encoding polysaccharide pyruvyl transferase family protein yields MNRRHFIGTALAAAITSSVRAADGKQPHILLRNGWQSINIGDIAHQMGMLELLEKHLPDVKISFWASNLEHGAKELVLQRFPKTIILEGADAISAAIKECDFMLHGSGSGFVAQKDVGRWQAETDKPYGVFGISFFKNNPEGIKILNGAKFVYFRDSVSMQTAKDQGLTTPIAEFGPDCAFGVVTLRNDAAADAYLSANGLEHGKFLCCIPRYRWTPFWTVKPGRAFDPKKDARNQEMKDHDHSQLREGIIQIVTQTDMKVLICCEDMTQIPLGKEMIYDKLPEEVKKKCVWRDKYWLTDEALSVYNRSAGLFGNEMHSPIMCISSGIPAIVCRFDEQTTKGFMWRDIGLDEWLFDLDDPEKYKLIASTILSLAKDPAAARAKAAKARDFVFAKQAEEIATLKKSLPSG; encoded by the coding sequence ATGAACCGCCGTCATTTCATCGGAACCGCCCTCGCCGCCGCCATCACCTCATCCGTCAGGGCCGCTGACGGGAAACAGCCGCATATCCTCCTGCGAAACGGCTGGCAGAGCATCAACATCGGAGACATCGCCCACCAGATGGGCATGCTGGAGCTGCTGGAAAAGCACCTGCCGGATGTGAAGATCAGCTTCTGGGCGAGCAACCTGGAGCATGGAGCGAAGGAACTGGTGCTCCAAAGGTTCCCGAAAACCATCATCCTCGAAGGGGCGGACGCCATCTCCGCCGCGATCAAGGAGTGCGACTTCATGCTGCACGGCTCCGGCTCCGGCTTCGTGGCGCAGAAGGACGTGGGCCGCTGGCAGGCGGAGACGGACAAGCCCTACGGCGTGTTCGGCATCTCGTTCTTCAAGAACAACCCGGAAGGCATCAAAATCCTGAATGGCGCGAAGTTCGTCTATTTCCGCGACAGCGTCTCCATGCAGACGGCGAAGGACCAGGGTCTGACCACCCCCATCGCGGAGTTCGGCCCGGACTGCGCCTTCGGCGTGGTCACGCTGCGCAATGACGCCGCGGCGGATGCCTACCTTTCCGCGAATGGTCTGGAACACGGAAAGTTCCTCTGCTGCATCCCGCGCTATCGCTGGACGCCCTTCTGGACGGTGAAGCCGGGCCGCGCGTTCGACCCGAAGAAGGACGCCCGCAACCAGGAAATGAAGGACCACGACCATTCCCAACTCCGGGAGGGCATCATCCAGATCGTCACGCAGACGGACATGAAGGTCCTGATCTGCTGCGAGGACATGACGCAGATCCCGCTGGGCAAGGAAATGATCTACGACAAGCTGCCGGAAGAGGTGAAAAAGAAATGCGTCTGGCGCGACAAATACTGGCTCACCGATGAGGCGCTGAGCGTCTATAACCGCTCCGCCGGACTCTTCGGAAATGAAATGCACAGCCCCATCATGTGCATCAGCAGCGGCATCCCGGCGATCGTCTGCCGTTTCGATGAACAGACCACCAAGGGCTTCATGTGGCGGGACATCGGCCTGGATGAGTGGCTGTTCGACCTCGACGATCCGGAAAAATACAAGCTCATCGCCTCGACGATCCTTTCGCTGGCGAAGGATCCAGCCGCAGCGAGAGCGAAGGCCGCGAAGGCACGGGATTTCGTTTTTGCGAAGCAGGCGGAGGAAATCGCCACGCTGAAGAAGTCACTGCCCTCCGGCTGA
- a CDS encoding VOC family protein, whose amino-acid sequence MSNPARLTASAPVLLVKDVVAAADFYRDTMGFHYERFWGEPPTFVILHRDGMYVMLRQAEDPKHVVPHWTVADKLWNIYFWVSDVDALHAEFVSRGAVIDYGLCDQPYGCREFGTQDLDGHDIGFGQTMD is encoded by the coding sequence ATGAGCAACCCGGCACGCCTCACCGCATCCGCCCCCGTCCTTCTGGTGAAGGATGTGGTGGCGGCTGCCGATTTCTACCGGGACACGATGGGCTTCCACTACGAGCGCTTCTGGGGTGAGCCGCCGACTTTCGTGATCCTCCACCGCGACGGAATGTACGTGATGCTGCGGCAGGCGGAAGATCCCAAACACGTCGTCCCCCACTGGACGGTGGCGGACAAACTATGGAACATCTATTTCTGGGTGTCCGATGTGGATGCCCTCCACGCCGAGTTCGTCTCACGCGGTGCGGTGATCGACTACGGACTCTGTGACCAACCCTATGGATGCCGGGAATTCGGCACCCAGGATCTGGACGGGCACGACATCGGCTTCGGCCAGACGATGGATTAA
- a CDS encoding phosphotransferase: protein MPTDAILSTARQFLEVDPTIPVTLEPIKRGASGRTIVRIKSPVHEPFIGIHWTDERADNKQFVPVAHFLKKARLRVPDILHESAKRRVALVEDLGDVDLLSLKDRPFSERLPFYRSALEQVDKLFYAKPPKDFELMPPFDAALYRWEQNYFIEHLVEDFLGMDATPLKGHPALAALAEKLGTGARHLVHRDFQSQNLLIKNGDVYLIDFQGLRRGRQEYDLASLVFDPYLNHSAGEREQLLALWEDIADERPETTLFHQCAAQRLMQALGAYGNILKNRGDEWYRPHIATAAKLLREVTAGTDLEKPLAPYLAAIP from the coding sequence ATGCCGACCGACGCGATCCTCTCCACCGCCCGACAGTTCCTCGAGGTGGACCCGACCATCCCCGTGACATTGGAGCCGATCAAACGCGGCGCGTCCGGCCGGACCATCGTCCGCATCAAATCTCCGGTGCATGAGCCGTTCATCGGGATCCACTGGACGGACGAGCGGGCGGACAACAAGCAGTTCGTCCCGGTGGCGCACTTCCTGAAAAAGGCCCGCCTGCGGGTGCCGGATATCCTGCATGAGAGCGCCAAACGCCGGGTGGCCCTGGTGGAGGATCTGGGGGATGTGGACCTGCTTTCACTCAAGGACCGCCCGTTTTCCGAACGCCTGCCGTTCTACCGCTCCGCGCTGGAGCAGGTGGACAAGCTGTTCTACGCGAAGCCACCTAAGGATTTCGAACTGATGCCGCCGTTCGACGCGGCGCTCTACCGGTGGGAGCAGAACTATTTCATCGAGCACCTGGTGGAAGACTTCCTCGGCATGGACGCCACCCCGCTGAAGGGCCACCCGGCGCTCGCCGCGCTGGCGGAAAAGCTGGGGACGGGGGCGCGCCATCTGGTCCACCGTGATTTCCAGTCGCAGAATCTCCTGATCAAGAATGGCGACGTGTATCTGATCGACTTCCAGGGGCTGCGCCGGGGCCGCCAGGAATATGACCTGGCCTCGCTGGTCTTCGACCCCTACCTGAACCACTCCGCCGGTGAGCGCGAGCAACTGCTGGCACTATGGGAGGACATCGCCGATGAACGTCCGGAAACCACGCTGTTCCACCAGTGCGCCGCCCAGCGGCTGATGCAGGCGCTGGGCGCCTATGGTAACATCCTGAAAAACCGTGGAGATGAATGGTACCGCCCGCACATCGCAACGGCGGCGAAGCTCCTCCGCGAAGTGACCGCGGGCACGGACCTCGAAAAACCACTCGCCCCTTACCTGGCGGCCATCCCCTGA
- the argB gene encoding acetylglutamate kinase: MNPIDKADALIEALPYLQAFRGKTFLIKMGGSAMEDPELVKNVMRDIVFLEVAGINPIVVHGGGKAISAAMETAGLEAKFVGGFRVTTDEAIDIVARVLSEEINPGLVRMMRDFGGKAVGIAGNNVFLGEKLRGKDAEGNSVDLGRVGEVIGCQLANMDAAHDAGIVPVISPLAAELGTGRPLNINADLAAAALAKELRVAKLVYLSDVPGLLSDPKDPTSLIKSVTRKEADSLIADGTISGGMIPKIRSAVDALNAGVRKVHFVDGRQPHSLLLEIFTDGGIGTEVVR; encoded by the coding sequence ATGAACCCCATCGACAAAGCAGACGCCCTCATCGAGGCGCTCCCCTATCTCCAGGCCTTCCGCGGCAAGACCTTCCTCATCAAGATGGGAGGCTCCGCGATGGAAGACCCGGAACTGGTGAAGAACGTAATGCGGGACATCGTTTTCCTCGAGGTGGCCGGCATCAACCCCATCGTCGTCCACGGCGGTGGCAAGGCGATCTCCGCCGCGATGGAGACGGCCGGCCTGGAGGCGAAGTTCGTCGGCGGCTTCCGCGTCACCACGGATGAGGCGATCGACATCGTGGCCCGTGTGCTTTCGGAGGAGATCAACCCCGGCTTGGTCCGGATGATGCGTGACTTCGGCGGCAAGGCGGTGGGCATCGCGGGTAACAATGTCTTCCTCGGCGAGAAGCTGCGCGGCAAGGACGCGGAGGGAAATTCCGTCGATCTCGGCCGCGTGGGCGAGGTCATCGGCTGCCAGCTCGCCAACATGGACGCCGCGCATGACGCGGGCATCGTCCCGGTGATCTCACCGCTCGCGGCGGAACTCGGCACCGGACGCCCGCTCAACATCAACGCGGACCTCGCCGCCGCCGCGCTGGCGAAGGAGCTGCGGGTCGCGAAGCTGGTCTATCTCTCCGACGTTCCCGGACTTCTGTCCGATCCGAAGGATCCCACCTCCCTGATCAAGTCCGTGACCCGCAAGGAAGCCGACAGCCTGATCGCGGACGGCACCATTTCCGGCGGCATGATCCCGAAGATCCGCAGCGCGGTGGACGCGCTCAACGCGGGTGTCCGCAAGGTCCACTTCGTCGATGGCCGCCAGCCCC